In the genome of Arachis stenosperma cultivar V10309 chromosome 6, arast.V10309.gnm1.PFL2, whole genome shotgun sequence, the window ttttaaattttaaatcaatcacttaatttttatatttatattatattagatataataattagtcataaatacataattcaattcaacatattttatattaaatataatataaaaatttaatttaatcttaattttttaatttctatctCCTAATTTGGACATCTCAATCTTAGTCTCTCTTTTAAATGTAATATTAAAGAATAGAGAGAGTGAGAGACCTtttaattgaaaacaaaatactGATAGCACcgtcaatttaattagtttatttcCTCAAGAAAGATTCTCATAAAATTGAATAATGAGGTACCGTTTTTGGACATGCAAATTCAATGGTTCAGTCTGATTTAGCattgtaataataataagataagCTAAAAGCAAGGCAAGGATTATGCCAAAAAGTTCCACGTGTGTCGCAGCTATTTGGGACCAACACTTTGGATCTCTTCTAAAATCTGAATCAATTAGACCTATGTGCCTATCTTCAAGCATTCACACATGAATGTCACACAAAAATTGGCAACTTCCATGTGCCTTGCCACCACCATTTTCTTATGGGACTTGACAAACTTTCATTGATTCAGTACATAGGATATATATGGAAAAAAAccgaatttatttatttttaaaaaatttaatgtcttaatttagtttttaaacgatataaatttaataaaattattattttgttaatttatttttatgctactgacatattaataatataacaaATAGTAAATTTTATCTCCCATATCATATAATCAGCTGTGTAAATATAAAGCTACTGGTAGAACTAACACAATTTACTTAACTAATCCACCAATCTtgacttaattataaaaatgttTGTTCGTCTAATACTTTTTTAATCTAAGTGTTATCTTTCTATGTAAATTTTAAATAGTAAATTCATTATTGATTTTACGTTTGGAGTGAatgttttttcaattttaaaacaaGCACCCCActtgaatttttcaaaaatttaaaatactttttCAATTTAACGTATTTAGATAGTAccattgaattttaaaaaaataatctgaCAAAAagaatctttaaattttttttcttcagttTTTTATAATATCTCTAATCCGACACGCGAAGGATAATAGATTGAAATTCTATTTAAGGGTTTATTATTGATCAATAGAATACTGTATATATAAAGTGAAATTTAaactttaatatttatttaagtagactagtaaattaattactaaactAATCTAACTTGTTTTAATGTGTCTTTTTTCGGATTTGGGCATTGCCCAAAACCCATTCCCCCACCTGACCCCACATACATTCCACCCACCTGCTTTAGATTATTGGATAAGACATGTTATGAATTTAAGCCCATGTTATTTTCTTTTGGGGCTtcatccttttttatttttctatggGGTTTGAGCCCATTTCGAAGGACATTATGGTTACTCGGTGCAGATACTTGTTTTTCACTAAAATTTGTTTCACAAATCATAATCGTAAAATCAATAGAAGAGGACAATGGGTCAGTGAACGTAAATATAAGCTTATAATATAACGGAGGACAAAATTTGAGTATTTTGGTTTTATCATATTGGGCCATTTCTGCTAGAACTTAGAACCGCTGGTTTTTGTTTTTGGCGGTTTCGTTAAAGATGCATAAATATTAAAATCCCGTGATTTGCATCAGCAATAGAAGGTGCCATGCTTCTCATTTTAATGCTGAAGGTGAAGGTTTTAGCCATAACCTATCAATATCAAGTATAGATACTTCATTGAGTTGTTGTATCTGAGTGTCTGTCACGACATTTATGGATATTTATTTGACACATATATCTGTTGTACTCAGTAAtatcttattaaaaaataaaagaaaaattagatacatttaaatatatttaaatactaTTACGTATTaatatgtttaattttatttttaacatatatttttaaaataagtttataaataatatatattatttattaaaacaaaaatattttaaatattttatataattaaaataaaatattttatatatatatatatatctatctctatatattataaaattttaaaatttatatatttatgtgtctcatattcTATCATATCCTATATAGTGTTAATATCCATACATCATACATCATAACTCATAAGTGCCTTTTATCAATTATTAACCTATTAAGTGAAATTCGAAATCAATCCAAAAGAGAGATACAACATTTTCCATGCCTTCCCGTTATTATGGGTCCACCATATAGAAACCAATTTCATGAACTAATTCAATTTGTTAATAGCTTAATAAATTGGGTTTCTGTTCACATGTGTATATGCATGAAAAGTATGCACACCAAAATGTAATACAAAATGTATATAACAACATGaatatatttgatttttttttcttattaattagATTGAGATAGATGTGCTATGCATGacctaatttaattaaattgagATGTCTATGTCTGTGCAATTCTATACATTATCCCTCCATGCCCTAAATGATAACTTAATTTCTCAATCAtctgaaaaagaaatttaaaccTGCCATTAAATTTCTGAAAATTCTATTTgattatgttatatatttaacAATCAACAACAATTAATAATTTCTACAGTGTTGTTGACAAGTTAATACCTCATAAAATAtgtaacaagaaatttaaatttattaggtcAAATTAGCTTCTAAGTCTTAATATTAGGCTGAAGCCTGAATGTTAGGTAACAAGAGGAATAATTAATGGACCGTACAGACTTTAGTTTAAACGATTTAATGAAACAttattatgatgatgatgatgatgccgGATATATGCCAAATACATTATTATGAGACTCGTAATAGTTTAATTCTTAATCAAACAATAAAGACTTGAAATGTTGGCATAAAAAAAAGGGACCATTATTCAACAtgatacaaattaaataataaattgatGTAAAGTATTGCGGAAAAGATGGGTTTAAGTCTAAAGAGGCATGGGCTTGAGTCATTAGGTGGCAAAATCTATTtactaattattaaattaagGTTGTCAtccataaataaataaataaaactcaaGAATTAGAGAACATTATTGCATGTTTTGAAAGTATTAACAAAATCTTAAGTATTAAATATTTCTTATCCCAACTTTCTAATTTCTACGACAAGATATTAAAAGCTCCAAAGtcttaaattaaattcaaacgAGAATGGTGCGCTTCTTCCACGTTTTAAACGAATCAAAAGTCATAACATGTTTTAATCACCTCCAGGCTCTAAtaccaaggttctgaaaaccggttCGGACCGGCCGGTCGAACCGGTTAACCGTGAACCGTGAAGAATACGGTTCGAACAAATAGCAAAACCGAGAATTTTAAAAATCGGAGATGAACCGGTGAACCGGCCGGGAACCGGTCGGTCGAACCGAACCGTGATCCGGCCGGTTTTTTGAGCGGGGAGCCAAACGTCGCCGTTTCAGCACTTAGCTTTTCCTAACTCCATCCTCTCATTCGTGCCAAATGCCCTAACTACATCCAGATTCCAAAACGCTCTGCCTCTCTCACACTCAGTCCAAGGCATGGCTCTTCTCAATCGAGCTCCTGGCCGTCCCTCACCTGCATCCAGCCACCGCCTCGTTTCGCCGCCGTCGTTCCTTCGAGCAGCCACCGTCTGGTTGCTCACTTTCCCTCCCATCGCACAGCCATCGCAACCTTCCTCCGTCGCGCAGCCACCCTGCCGCCGGCACTAGCTCTGTTCCTCTGCAACGTTCGAAGCCCGTTCGAAGCCCATCGCGCAGCCACGCTTCCTTGTCTTGGTCACTTGGTGTTTCTGTCTCCCTCTTGCATGCTCTGTTGAAGGCTTCTTCTAGCTTCTaggtaaatttttttattaactatgATTGAACCATTGTTTGATTCTGTGAAGCTCTGTGAACTGTGAAGTCACTGAAGTGTGAATTGATTTACTGAACCATTCTAGCCTCTTGCGTGCTTTGTTCAAGGCTTCTAGCTTCtaggtaatttttttaactataattaaataatttgttGTTACTGTGAAGTTATGTGAATTGTGAACCATGAACTGTGAGCTATGTCTATGAtttagcttttttgtttttatgtgAACTGTAAACTGAACTGGGAACTATGGTGAATGATTGTTGAATAATTATGAATAATTATTGTTAGTTAAGTTGTGAATTTTGTTGTTGTAACTTGTTACTAGGTTGAATTACTATCGAATAATTTTGACTTATGAGATTATTGGGTTGGAGTGATTTGCTGTGGGTTCTTGTGAACCTGCTGATTTTGGACTTGTTAGTTCGTTAAATAGTTGTTGTCATTCTTGCACTTGAGATTATTGGGTTGCTTTGCTGATGGTTGTCTTTTGTTATTCGTCTGCTTCTTTTCCATAATGCTTAATTCTGCTTCTTTCTTCTTAAGCTCTCCTTCTAGTTGAGATATTGTTTTGCACATATTTTCTTTCTCAGCGTGTTCTTTCTGCAGGATATTTGTCAATTCATTGTGATGGTTCTTCAAGATTTCCACTTCTGTCATCAGGGTACCAAGTATCTTATCCACATCTTGGTTCCCTTGCAATACCACCTCGATCATTTGCTCTATTGGCTTTGCTTTAGAAAATGCGTGCTTTTCTATCATCAGCTTCTTAATTTCAATCCTATAAACCTGAATTTGCTTTGATAATGCGTGATTCTTTTCATCCTTTTGCCTTTGCACATTTTCAAGTTGTTTAGATTTAACCTCAAGTTCTTGTGATTCTTCAACCCTAGGTATGAATCTtgttttttgtaataataattgttgaaACATTGATTAATTGTTGGTTCTAAATCTTCTTGTTGATTGCTTGAAgcatgattaatttttaaagcatTGATTGATTAATTGATTAGGGTAGGGTTGTGTTGTGTCGTTCCAAGATGAATGCGATTGTTTTGCTTTGTGATGCTTGCTGGTTGTTATTTGATCTCACCGCATTTCAGATTTGATCAATGAAATGTTTTCCAAACATTCAGTTTTTGGTTTGCATTTCCATATATTGACTTGGATTTATACCTTACTAAAAGTTATCCAACGGAATAAGTCAAGCTGATCTCATGAAAATCCTAATAAGATTGAATGACAAACTTGATCAGTTGAATGTTGGATGATATTTTTAAGtttatattagaatataattatgttttaatgtgtttatttatattttgtttattattgtattataaAACGGTTTTTTCGGTTCAACCACGGTCGAATCGGTTGAACCTATAAATCAGTGAACCAATAGTTAAAACGGTTTGATGATCggttcggttttcagaaccttgtcTAATACATACTCGGCTCGTTTGTTCCAATTTTTTGAGGAAAATAAGTTTATTTTAGAAATaactatttcttttattttttatttatttgttggaatttataaaaaataaaaaattttattcttttatccgaaaaaaaagttaaagaaagAGAACATACACATTTATTGTCGTTAAtgtttataattataattagagAAAATTGGTAACTAAGTccttgaaattttgaattttagacTAATTAGTTTCTTAAAAAAAGAGAATTAGTTAAATCATGGTCACATCATGCctttttatcaatttatcatgTAAAACTTAAGAATAATATATATGCTATAAAACCATTAACATTATTATATTTTCAACTAAAATATTTACATAATAAAGttgttattaaattttatttactaCATATTTAGAATatgttatgattattattagtaaaattataaaaaaaatttattttaataaatatataacaaatatattttttgttgactaatacataaaaaatatattaaagaatTAAATTATATACATTTCCTATagaaataaatacttttaattggtaactttaatatatattttcagaatacatattagtgaaattctatttttataaaagagtAAATTATCAGTTTAGTAAGTTGACCatttagtttaaaaaataagaaaattaaaacacTAGATAGGGTTTCCCCCAAAATGAATAACATTGAATTCTCCaacatatttttatttctccCAAGGCTATTTTATGAACTTAATAAGACGATTAAGAAGATAACTAATTCAGAAGAAacgaataaataaataatttatgaataattatttaaataaatttttgagatttttaaaattatatattttagtctttaaatttttaaaatacactattttttttaatttaatttagacaAACAAATTAGTCTCTAATCTTATTTTTCATCAATAATAAACGAAAAATGTTAACATAAAAGTTTAAACTAATACATGTGACAAATCAATTATCCATATATATAAAcaagataaaataaagaaaataatacaatataataCAATGCATGTACTAATTCAGGTTTGAAGTTTTCATATCaacattttttgtttattattgacagaaaaaataagttaaagactaatttatttgttgaaattaaaattaggagaattttttatgtatttcaaAAACGAAAACACTAAGAGTACATTTGATTTgcgattttattttttgtttttatttttagtatttatttttaaattttgtaaaaaaaataataaaaataataaaattttattttctgtttttatttcttatttttaatttttttataaaattcaaaaataaaaataaaaaaaataaaaatacaaatcaAACGCATTCAAAAATATTCGATCTTAAAAATCTTCGTAATCTAATTTGGATAATTATTCATGATTTATGTattagtaattaataaaaagtaataaataaaatgGCGCCCATCCATGGGGACCAAAAATTGtaggaaaataaaaataccaatattcaattcttcttcttctcttctctctctctctctctctctctctctctgtctctccacTTTCTTTCTCCTTCTTACAGTGGTCGGTTATCAGCATTCAGTAGCCCCATATTCACCActaccctctttcttcttcttcttcttcaaccttcAACACTAATCCATACTTAAAAACCTactaattcaatcaaactaacCATTAATTCGTCTAAGTCTGAGGGTTCATCAATGGCGTTTTAGTGGCTGGACCCCACTTTCCCTCTTTCTGTCAAGTCTCAACCTTGAATTCTTTCTGTATATCTTCTCTTTCATTTCAACCACCATTCATGATTCATGTTAATGTTCACCGCAAAACCCAGCGATATGAACAAGCCTTCAACTGAAACACCCAACACCCACTGCGATTTACTCACCAAGTTCAAGCGTTTCAAGCCTCTCGAACCTTCTCTTGGCATAGCTAGCTTCTTCTTGCTCACCCTCCTCGTCTTCCTCTCCTGCTTCTTCTACCTCGATTACAGAGGCTTACGCTCTTGGGGAACTACGCTTCTCGGTCTCCacctcccttcttcttcttcttcctcttcttccgcTGCTCCTCCACTggttcagtttctctccaaagAGGGCGATCAATGCAATGTTTATGATGGTAACTGGGTTTGGGATGAGTCCTACCCTCTCTACCACTCTGCCAATTGCTCCTTCCTTGATCAAGGTTTTCGATGCTTTGAGAATGGAAGACCTGATTCCTTTTACACCAAATGGCGATGGCACCCCAAAGCTTGCAACTTGCCCAGGTTCTCTTTTTCCCTTTTAACTTATTTATTCTTCTTGTTTTGGATTTTGGTTATGGTTGGTGGAACAAAAAGACAAGGAATTTCCTTTTTCTGTTTATGTGGGTGGTGTTGTTAGTTTAAGAAAGAATGGTTTTGGAACTTAACTTTTGTCTGGTAGCTGATTCATTAAGGCATCACACTCTAGGAAGCATTCTCTAATTAACTACTGTTGGCTACTTCTATTGAATAGGGCTTGGTTGTTAGTACTTGAAGTGAATTAGGATGAGTTTTCACATTGATTATAAAGGAACAATGTTTCTGTTGAAGAAGTTTGTTGACATTGTCAACCATGGCTCTTCATTTGCCATTAACTAATTTGTCTGATTTTCTTGTTCCAAATGGATGATTAAAAAGCACTTTTGTTGTTGAGTAATTTTGACTTGGTTCTTGGAATGTAACATATATACAATACTATGTCCTGCACTTGCAAAAGATTTGATGCAACGAAGATGTTGGAAACTCTACGCAATAAGCGGCTAGTTTTCGTTGGAGATTCAATTGGAAGGAACCAATGGGAATCGCTTCTTTGCCTGCTTTCTTCTGCAGTGGCAAACAAGAGTAAAATCTATGAAGTTAATGGGAGCCCAATCACAAAGCATACAGGCTTCTTGTCGTTCATGTTTGAAGATTACAACTGCACGGTTGAGTACTACAGATCGACGTATCTGGTCGTGCAGGGACATCCTCCTCCAGGAGCACCTGAAGGGGTGAGATTGACTTTGAGACT includes:
- the LOC130932750 gene encoding protein trichome birefringence-like 10, producing the protein MLMFTAKPSDMNKPSTETPNTHCDLLTKFKRFKPLEPSLGIASFFLLTLLVFLSCFFYLDYRGLRSWGTTLLGLHLPSSSSSSSSAAPPLVQFLSKEGDQCNVYDGNWVWDESYPLYHSANCSFLDQGFRCFENGRPDSFYTKWRWHPKACNLPRFDATKMLETLRNKRLVFVGDSIGRNQWESLLCLLSSAVANKSKIYEVNGSPITKHTGFLSFMFEDYNCTVEYYRSTYLVVQGHPPPGAPEGVRLTLRLDHMDWTAHRWRDADVLIFNTGHWWNYEKTIKMGCYFQIGEEVNMNLTITDAFRISVETMIDWIAREINMNKSYVLFRTYSPVHFRGGDWNTGGGCNSETLPDLGSLPAVSDSHSRTIVDVLSEHAGEPVVMNLDLLNITQMSASRKDGHASVYHIGPDRRAPMQLQDCSHWCLPGVPDSWNEILYALLLKRNAPKFSQVSL